The following coding sequences lie in one Arachis stenosperma cultivar V10309 chromosome 5, arast.V10309.gnm1.PFL2, whole genome shotgun sequence genomic window:
- the LOC130979196 gene encoding U-box domain-containing protein 18-like, whose product MTPNNPHSHPPPDPRRPLSFPAVHPSDTISPATLLSSLLTLSQSILNTTTFFTQRRNAREATRQVSLLLIFLQDLHASLLPNDAVPSLSDLHFSFQNLHFLLQDCSREGARLFMLLKSRRVASQLRSLFRTIAATLDALPLHVIKVCWEVRELVELVRKQARKVTFELDPEDQTEAQRVNSVLQQFERGIEPDLNAMKRTLTYLEIKTWIDCNREVKFLEDVMLSSASSVSDEEEVSLLSGLISFLCYCRGVIFEDVDFPSLHENSQSEGRSSGGSEELSCEKRPPEDFRCPISLELMIDPVTTSTGQTYDRISIQKWLKAGNRVCPKTGERLTNTELVPNTTLKRLIQQFCIDNGISVAKPSNRSHQRSGVSAEAGSPAAAHAVQFLCWFLARKLAFGTEEQQNKAAYEVRLLARSNVFNRTCLVEVGTVPPLIDLLSTGDRTVQENAIAALLKLSKHSSGQQCIMESRGLAPILKVLNRGLSLEARQMAAATIFYLCSVKEFRKIIGDNPEGIPGLVEMIKEERKTIHSCLAGKDRLHRSDDAIMCGKKNAVVAIFGLLLHPQNHSKVLAAGAVPAIVSVLSSSLDKAGLVTDCLAVLAALAETAEGARAVLEADALHLIIWILKSETSRVAKEHCVSILMSLCVHGGSGVVAFLVAESSIMPLLYWIITDGTPHAAKKARSLIRVLQEFNEQRTSGLVGSSSVLRQPLIHMS is encoded by the coding sequence atgaCTCCGAATAATCCCCATTCCCATCCACCCCCCGATCCCCGCCGTCCCCTATCATTCCCAGCGGTCCACCCCTCCGACACCATCTCTCCTGCCACACTCCTCTCCTCCCTTCTCACCCTCTCCCAATCCATCCTCAACACCACCACCTTCTTCACACAACGCCGCAACGCCCGTGAGGCCACGCGCCAAGtctccctcctcctcatcttcctCCAAGACCTCCACGCTTCCCTCCTCCCAAACGACGCCGTTCCCTCCCTCTCCGACCTCCACTTCTCCTTCCAGAATCTTCACTTCCTCTTACAAGATTGCTCCCGCGAAGGTGCCCGCCTCTTCATGCTCCTCAAGTCCCGCCGCGTGGCATCCCAATTACGGTCACTCTTTCGCACTATCGCTGCCACCCTCGACGCGCTGCCCCTCCACGTCATCAAAGTTTGTTGGGAAGTTAGAGAGTTAGTTGAGTTAGTTAGGAAGCAAGCCAGGAAAGTCACCTTCGAACTCGATCCTGAAGACCAAACCGAAGCCCAGCGAGTTAACTCGGTTTTGCAGCAGTTCGAGAGAGGAATCGAGCCTGATTTAAACGCCATGAAGCGAACCCTCACCTACCTCGAAATCAAGACATGGATCGATTGTAACAGAGAGGTGAAGTTTCTAGAAGACGTGATGCTCTCTTCCGCATCCTCTGTTTCCGACGAAGAAGAGGTTTCCTTGTTGAGCGGTTTGATTTCGTTCTTGTGTTACTGCAGAGGAGTGATATTCGAAGACGTTGATTTCCCGTCTCTTCATGAAAATTCCCAATCCGAGGGAAGGAGCAGCGGTGGAAGTGAAGAGTTGAGCTGCGAGAAGCGGCCGCCGGAGGATTTCCGGTGTCCGATCTCACTGGAGTTGATGATTGATCCGGTGACTACTTCCACCGGCCAGACTTACGACCGCATCTCGATTCAGAAATGGCTTAAAGCTGGAAACAGAGTGTGTCCCAAAACAGGGGAGAGGCTCACCAACACAGAGTTGGTTCCAAACACGACACTGAAAAGGCTCATCCAACAATTCTGCATTGATAATGGCATCTCGGTAGCCAAGCCAAGCAACCGGAGTCACCAGCGCAGTGGAGTATCAGCCGAGGCTGGTAGTCCAGCAGCGGCACACGCCGTACAGTTCCTCTGCTGGTTTCTTGCCCGGAAACTCGCCTTTGGAACAGAGGAGCAACAGAACAAGGCTGCTTATGAGGTTCGCCTGCTCGCGAGGTCTAACGTTTTCAACCGGACGTGTTTGGTTGAGGTTGGGACCGTGCCGCCTTTGATTGATCTTCTTAGCACCGGTGACAGAACAGTGCAAGAGAATGCAATTGCTGCACTGTTGAAGCTCTCGAAGCATAGCAGTGGCCAGCAATGTATAATGGAGAGCAGGGGTTTGGCGCCAATTCTCAAAGTGCTAAATAGAGGGCTTAGTTTGGAAGCTCGCCAAATGGCAGCTGCTACCATATTCTATCTTTGTTCCGTGAAAGAATTTAGAAAAATCATTGGAGATAATCCGGAGGGGATTCCCGGTTTGGTGGAGATgatcaaagaagaaagaaaaacaatccATTCTTGTTTAGCTGGCAAGGATAGGCTACATAGATCAGACGATGCTATAATGTGTGGGAAGAAGAATGCTGTGGTTGCGATTTTTGGGCTGCTCTTACATCCCCAGAATCACTCAAAAGTGCTGGCAGCCGGAGCGGTTCCTGCAATTGTTAGTGTGTTATCTTCTTCCTTGGACAAAGCTGGTCTCGTCACGGATTGCCTAGCAGTTCTAGCTGCATTGGCCGAGACAGCCGAGGGAGCGAGGGCCGTGTTAGAAGCTGACGCATTGCACTTGATCATTTGGATCTTGAAGTCCGAAACCTCGCGTGTGGCAAAGGAGCACTGCGTGTCGATTTTGATGTCTCTTTGTGTCCATGGTGGTTCAGGGGTTGTAGCTTTTCTTGTTGCGGAATCTTCAATCATGCCTTTGCTATATTGGATCATCACTGATGGTACCCCTCATGCTGCAAAGAAAGCACGCTCCCTCATCAGAGTTCTACAGGAATTCAATGAACAAAGAACTTCTGGATTGGTTGGGTCCTCATCAGTTTTGCGACAACCATTGATTCACATGAGTTAG